The following proteins are encoded in a genomic region of Dasypus novemcinctus isolate mDasNov1 chromosome 21, mDasNov1.1.hap2, whole genome shotgun sequence:
- the CASKIN2 gene encoding caskin-2, producing MGREQDLILAVKNGDVTGVQKLVAKVKAAKTKLLGSTKRLNVNYQDADGFSALHHAALGGSLELIALLLEAQATVDIKDTNGMRPLHYAAWQGRLEPVRLLLRASAAVNAASLDGQIPLHLAAQYGHYEVSEMLLQHQSNPCLVNKAKKTPLDLACEFGRLKVAQLLLNSHLCVALLEGEAKDPCDPNYTTPLHLAAKNGHREVIRQLLRAGIEINRQTKTGTALHEAALYGKTEVVRLLLEGGVDVNIRNTYNQTALDIVNQFTTSQASREIKQLLREASGILKVRALKDFWNLHDPTALNVRAGDIITVLEQHPDGRWKGHIHESQRGTDRVGYFPPGIVEVVSKRVGIPAPRLPSAPTPLRPGFSRTLQPSADDALHPLAYGQLPRGGLSPDSPAGDRNSVGSEGSVGSIRSAGSGQSSEGTNGHGPGLLIENAQPLPSAEEGQVPPGLCPPPLADNLSPHPLASHLPGEPIFTQDVRPEQLLLEGKDAQAIHNWLSEFQLESYTAHFLQAGYDVPTISRMTPEDLTAIGVTKPGHRKKIAAEIAQLSIAEWLPSYIPADLLEWLCALGLPQYHKHLVSSGYDSMGLVADLTWEELQEVGVNKLGHQKKLMLGVKRLAELRRGLLQGDTPGEGGRPLARGPELMAIEGLENGDGPAAASPRLLTFQGSELSPELQAAMAGGGPEPLPLPPARSPSQESIGARSRGSGHSQEQPAALPSGGDPNTPQERNLPEGTERPPKLCAPLPGQGPPYVFMYPQSSPSSPAAGPPPGAPRAFSYLAGPPAAPPDPPRPKRRSHSLSRPGPAEGDTEGEADGPVGSALGSYATLTRRPGRSALARTGPSPAPTRGAPRSQSFALRARRKGPPPPPPKRLSSVSGPTPEPPPLEGSPGPKEGAAGPRRRTLSEPTGPSEPPRPPAPAGPASDTEEEPGPEGTPPSRGSSGEGLPFAEEGNLTIKQRPKPASPSPRETPLPPGLDFNLTESDTVKRRPKCREREPLQTALVAFGVASATPSPSAALPSQAPSEAPSSASPSAPHPDLPAQGAPAPPGPSPVTAHPAPPCPGPGLEKSAGSRRNGEMEPPAPPTALLKVPGAGTAPKPVSVACTQLAFSGPKLAPRLGPRPVPPPRPESTGTVGTGRAQQKLEQTSSSLAAALRAAEKSISAEEQTGTPGPSAKHILDDISTMFDALADQLDAMLD from the exons AGCTCCTGGGCTCCACGAAGAGGCTCAACGTCAACTACCAAGACGCTGATGG CTTCTCCGCCCTGCACCACGCGGCCTTGGGGGGCAGCCTGGAGCTCATCGCCTTGCTGCTGGAGGCTCAGGCCACCGTGGACATCAAGGACACCAACG GCATGCGCCCGCTGCACTACGCAGCCTGGCAGGGCCGGCTGGAGCCCGTGCGGCTGCTGCTGCGGGCCTCTGCGGCCGTCAACGCCGCCTCGCTGGACGGGCAGATCCCACTGCACCTGGCTGCGCAGTATGGGCACTACGAAGTG TCAGAAATGCTCCTGCAGCACCAGTCCAACCCGTGCCTGGTCAACAAGGCCAAGAAGACACCCCTGGATCTGGCCTGTGAATTCGGGCGGCTCAAG GTGGCCCAGCTGCTCCTGAACAGCCACTTATGTGTGGCACTGCTGGAGGGCGAGGCCAAGGACCCGTGCGACCCCAACTACACTACGCCCCTGCACCTGGCCGCCAAGAATGGCCACAGAGAGGTCATCAG GCAGCTCCTGAGGGCTGGGATCGAGATCAACCGCCAGACCAAGACGGGCACGGCGCTGCACGAGGCGGCGCTGTACGGCAAGACCGAGGTGGTGCGGCTGCTCCTGGAG GGCGGGGTGGACGTGAACATCCGCAACACATACAACCAGACAGCGCTGGACATCGTCAACCAGTTCACCACCTCCCAGGCCAGCCGTGAGATCAAGCAGCTCCTGCGGG AGGCCTCTGGAATCTTGAAGGTCCGAGCACTCAAGGACTTCTGGAACCTCCACGACCCCACAGCCCTCAATGTCCGAGCAGGGGACATCATCACG GTCCTGGAGCAGCATCCTGATGGCCGCTGGAAGGGCCACATCCACGAGAGTCAGAGGGGCACGGACCGTGTGGGCTACTTCCCCCCGGGCATCGTTGAGGTGGTCAGCAAGCGGGTGGGCATCCCCGCGCCCCGTCTCCCCTCTGCGCCCACCCCCCTGCGCCCGGGCTTCTCCAGGACACTGCAGCCCTCCGCCGACGACGCCCTGCACCCTCTTGCTTATGGCCAGCTCCCCCGGGGGGGCCTCAGCCCCGACAGCCCAG CAGGTGACAGGAACAGCGTGGGCAGCGAGGGCAGCGTGGGCAGCATCCGCAGTGCCGGCAGTGGGCAGAGCTCTGAGGGCACCAACGGCCACGGCCCGGGCCTCCTGATTGAGAACGCCCAG CCGCTGCCTTCTGCCGAAGAGGGCCAGGTGCCGCCAGGACtgtgccccccgcccctggcag ACAACCTGAGCCCCCACCCTCTGGCCAGCCACCTCCCTGGGGAGCCGATCTTCACCCAGGATGTGAGACCGGAACAGCTGTTGCTGGAGGGGAAG GATGCTCAGGCCATCCACAACTGGCTGAGCGAGTTCCAGCTGGAGAGCTACACGGCCCACTTCCTGCAGGCCGGCTACGATGTGCCCACCATCAGCCGCATGACGCCTGAG GACCTGACGGCCATCGGGGTGACCAAGCCCGGGCACAGGAAGAAGATCGCCGCGGAGATCGCCCAGCTCAGCATCGCCGAGTGGCTGCCCAGCTACATCCCG GCGGACCTGCTGGAGTGGCTGTGCGCGCTGGGGCTGCCGCAGTACCACAAGCATCTGGTGAGCAGCGGCTACGACTCCATGGGGCTGGTGGCCGATCTCACCTGGGAGGAGCTGCAGGAGGTCGGCGTCAACAAGCTCG gTCATCAGAAGAAGCTCATGCTGGGGGTGAAGCGGCTGGCAGAGCTTCGACGGGGCCTCCTGCAGGGGGACACCCCAGGCGAAGGTGGACGCCCGCTGGCCAGGGGCCCAGAGCTGATGGCCATCGAGGGGCTGGAGAACGGGGACGGTCCAGCCGCAGCCAGCCCACGGCTCCTCACCTTCCAGGGCAGTGAGCTGAGCCCAGAGCTCCAGGCAGCCATGGCAGGGGGCGGCCCCGAGCCGCTGCCCCTGCCTCCGGCCCGCTCCCCCAGCCAGGAGAGCATTGGCGCGCGCTCACGGGGGTCCGGTCACTCCCAGGAACAGCCTGCTGCCCTGCCCAGCGGGGGCGACCCCAACACCCCACAGGAGAGGAACCTGCCGGAGGGCACAGAGAGGCCCCCTAAGCTGTGCGCACCCCTGCCTGGCCAAGGACCCCCCTATGTTTTTATGTACCCCCAGAGCTCACCCTCCAGCCCAGCTGCAGGGCCACCTCCTGGCGCACCCCGGGCCTTCTCCTACTTGGCTGGCCCTCCTGCCGCTCCCCCCGACCCACCTCGGCCCAAGCGCAGGTCCCATAGCCTgagccgccccggccccgccgagGGGGACACGGAGGGGGAGGCCGACGGGCCTGTGGGCAGTGCCTTGGGCAGTTATGCCACCCTGACCCGGAGGCCCGGACGCAGCGCCCTAGCCCGGACTGGCCCCAGCCCAGCTCCGACTCGAGGGGCCCCCCGCAGCCAGTCCTTCGCCCTGCGGGCCCGCCGCAAAggtcccccacccccgccccccaagcGCCTCAGCTCTGTGTCTGGCCCCACCCCGGAGCCGCCGCCCCTGGAGGGAAGCCCGGGGCCCAAGGAGGGGGCTGCAGGGCCCAGAAGGAGAACACTGAGCGAGCCAACTGGTCCCTCGGagcccccccgcccgccggcccCAGCAGGCCCTGCCTCAGACACGGAGGAGGAGCCGGGGCCCGAGGGGACACCCCCATCCCGCGGCAGCTCAGGGGAAGGGCTCCCGTTTGCCGAGGAGGGAAACCTGACCATCAAGCAGCGGCCGAAGCCGGCCAGCCCCTCGCCCCGGGAGACACCCTTGCCCCCCGGCCTCGATTTCAACCTCACAGAGTCAGACACTGTTAAGCGGAGGCCCAAATGCCGGGAGAGGGAGCCGCTGCAGACAGCACTCGTGGCCTTTGGGGTGGCCAGTGCCACGCCGAGCCCCTCTGCTGCCCTGCCCTCCCAGGCCCCCAGCGAGGCCCCCTCCTCAGCTTCTCCCAGCGCCCCCCATCCTGACCTTCCAGCTCAAGGAGCTCCTGCCCCTCCTGGTCCCAGCCCCGTAACCGCACACCCTGCACCCCCCTGCCCTGGGCCGGGTCTGGAAAAGTCAGCAGGCAGTCGCCGGAATGGGGAGATGGAGCCCCCGGCTCCCCCCACTGCCCTCCTCAAGGTGCCTGGAGCAG GCACAGCCCCCAAGCCCGTGTCTGTGGCCTGCACGCAGCTGGCGTTCTCTGGCCCAAAGCTGGCTCCCCGGCTGGGCCCGCGCCCAGTGCCACCGCCAAGGCCTGAGAGCACCGGGACTGTGGGCACAGGCCGGGCCCAGCAGAAACTGGAGCAGACCAGCTCCTCCCTGGCCGCTGCgctgagggctgcagagaagaGCATCAGTGCTGAGGAGCAAACAGG CACCCCCGGCCCCTCTGCCAAGCACATTCTGGATGACATCAGCACCATGTTTGACGCTCTGGCTGACCAGCTGGATGCCATGCTGGACTGA